A segment of the Trifolium pratense cultivar HEN17-A07 linkage group LG7, ARS_RC_1.1, whole genome shotgun sequence genome:
CCCAAGCATCCACTAATTGGAATGTATTAAGACTTAAACACATCCCCTAATTAATTAGATAAACTCAAACTTTTTTTATCACTTGGAATGTATCcgtaataattaaaaaaattatatattgattaattaaaaagtaaaaaaaaaagaaataattatatTCCCCAACTTTGTTATCTGCCTACTagtatcaaaatataaaattacattgatTCTCAAGCAGTAGAAAATTTGCTagctaaaggaattatattttaagGACATATATCTCTAGTAATCCTTGGCTATGAGTTTCAATGCAGATATAGGTTAGTTAACTAACAATAAATttctaattaaatttttctataTGGTATACTGTATAGGTAAGAAGTTGAACTAACACATGGCATACATGGGTTACTGGTATAAGTTGAACTAATACTTATATGTACACAATTTCATCTATAAAAGCAACACATAACACATGCAGAATACACTACAAAACATTTCAAAATCATTAGCTTTGCAAAGAGCTACCTCCAACTACTGTAATATATCTTCCTCAAGTTTTTCTCATCAGCTTGATTCAACCATGGCATACATGGGTTTTTCAACAACCATTTTTCCATTTGTGATTCTAGCTATATTGTTATCAAGCAGTAACACAATGGATGCCGGGGCATGCAATCTTCTAGAGTCAAACATACCTCAGCTTCCAAAATTTGATTTGCCACCTCTATCAAAGCCTGAGCTTCCTACGATTCCTGAATTACTTAAGCCAAAAATTCCTAAGGTAACTGAATTACCAAAACCAGAGTTGCCTAAAGTGCCTGAATTTCCAAAGCCCGAGCTACCTAAGTTTAATGTTCCCGAATTCCCAAAACTTGAGCTTCCTAAAGTCCCTGAATTGCCTAAGTTCCCTAAATTACCCAAACCTGATCTACCTGCCTACAGAGCTCCTGAGGTATGTTGAGATTTGGTTTTTCTATATAAATTAAGGTTGGCAACAAGGGTTGTGTTTGAAGGCCCTGGCCTATGCAAAGTTGTTGGAGTGCTTAGGTTCAATCCCGTTGGGGTAGAGCCGGTGGAAAGCCATAAACTCGAACACTTTGTGCATCTGAGTCCCAGGACAATGGCTCTAATGTCCAGGCTACCACCTTGtgactaaattaaaaatattagtgattaaagttgtgcaTTGACATGTGTGCCGTGATCTAAaaagacacttaaaaaaaaCGAAGGGAGtgataaattttgttaagtgcatttaatattttagaCTTCAAGCAAAATATTTCAGTATAATTTTTATCTCAATCATACCACTACTTAAGGCAAAAGTTATCATGCATAAGTGTTTTTCTTATGCAGGGTGCATAAGGCAGAGCGTTAATCCCCTACGCGTGCGCGCATCGTTACTTCCACGCGCCATTCCATTTTAGCCTTTGATTCTTGATCAAGCAGCCTTAGTGCTTCCACCCTCCTGATCAAGCATGAGTCGTCTGATTAATCAAACAGCTCAGATCATCCCcctgttttttttgtttgttgctgcGCTGGGCCTTCTTGTGGGTTGGGCCTGTATTCTTTCATGCTACATGCACCTCTCCTGCTTACTTTATGCACCCTTGTgatgttatttgtttttttatttatttatttattatctaatttatttaatttgtttaatttaaaccaaaaaataaaaaaaaaatgataaaaacctACAAAACAAattgtaattaaataatttggatTTAAAATGGGACCGGCGGGTTTACATCCGCTAAACCCTCGAATGACCGAACGTTGGTCGTGCGCTTTGCTTACCGGTTGTTTGTCTtccacaaataaaattaataaataaaattggattaaaAAGGGGACCGACGGGTTTACATCCGCTCATCCCTCGCTCATCCCTCGAATAATCGAACGATAAAGCTAGACAAACTAATATTAATCCTATTTGGTATTTTCGGAATCTCATCCTATTTGgtatgttaaatggtttcaagataTTATgcactgaaaccattaatattgttaaatggttttatataaatACTAAGGTGAgagaaacatatatatatatatatatatatatatatatatatatatatatatatatatatatatatatatataaatactatTTATGCAATATTATTCTGGAAatcattatgctggttaaatggtttcagagagttaaacagtgaaaccatttgtattgtaaaatggttttatatgtTTACTGAAaccaatattgtgtttttatggttttaaaaatcctggaaaccattatgctagttaaatggtttcagatagttatacactgaaaccatttgtattgtaaaatggatTTACACTAAATggtttaatgattttaaatattgattattactgaaaccataagtatggtttAATGGTTTTTATAGTttctatgtgaaaccaaaataattgtctaatggttttataataaaacaaaaaaccgATGGTTTCGTCTAATGATTTATgttaattgtaataaattaaaccataattaCAGTACATGTTTtagtatgtaattttaaattaaaatatgactatataatcatccaacacaattaattgaaaatagatttttataatatgtacttcaaaggaacaaaagttattatttaattggaaatggGGGGCGCGTTAGAAATTTGGGGTATGCGCTAGAAATCtggaggaggaaaaaaaattgggggcacGCTAGAAATCTgggagaggaaaaaaaaactaggggGCTCGTAAGAAATCTagggagaaaaagaaaaaaaattggggggtgcGCAAAGCAAATGGGGGGGGCACGCAAGTAATGGGGTAGCATATGGGGGCGCGCAGAGTAAATGGGGGTGCACGAGTAATGGGGTAGCATATGTGGGTGCGTGGAGTAAAtggggggtatgttgagtaattttcattatttatgcatggtgcataaagaaaaagcttatgcaccataaccacacccgaAACAGAGATAATATCGGTTCCGATGCACCATTTATGCATTCTAGACACTTCAAAAACTTTGCCACACGTAACTTGGTTGTGTCCGATGCTAATTCAAGAAAGCAGCTTCTAGTAAACAAAAGATATAGTGAACACAATTTGTCCTTTTTATATGCTAACAACAATTGGTCCCTTTCTAAATTGTTCAAAAGAAGCAATGGAAGGGATGCGTGAATAAAGTTTCTTCCACAATTTCTACATGTATTAATGTTTGATAGaggataaaaattattattttcattttatatcaattgaatatgttttgttttaatgGAATTTTaggtgtttttttataaaaaaaagtgtcagatttaaatttaaatttaaatcaaatcaaatctttctatttattttgttatggaATTTTAGgtgtttttttatgaaattttaggGTTACCTGGAGAAGTAacaaacttttatatatataaagacgTGATTTCCCAATTGTTTCAGTTTCTCATTGCATACAAACTTCTCACTCTATTTCACTTTTTCTGCTTCTACTTGTTTTTTTTGAAGATAATGCTAATGAAGACAGGAAGGCATAGACATAACAAAGAGAAGAATGAAGACAGACTCGGTGATTTGCCTGATGATGTTTTACATCACATACTCTCCTTTTCCGATGCCAAACAATCTGTTCAATCCTGTATACTCTCAAAAAGATGGAAAAATCTTTGGAAGACTCTTCCTACACTTAAATTAACTTCTTCACAGTTTACAACTCGCAAGGCATTCACCAAATTTGTGTCTCATATTTTGTCTCTACGTGATACTTCAACGTCACTGTACACCTTTGATTTTCACCGTAGTGGTATCATTAAGCCTCAGCTACTCAAAAGGATTTTCAAATATGCTTTTTTCACACAATGTCCAGCGATTACAAATTGATACGATGTGTCGTAACCAACAATTTCCCCCTTCCTTCTTTTCATGTCACACTTTAACGTCTCTTAACCTTTATCATTACAGTTGTTGTGAGAGAATATTATTTCCTAATTCTCTGAATTTGCCAGCATTGGCCAACTTGTCTCTTACAGGCTTTATGTTTTGTGTTAATGATGATGGCCGTGTTGATCCATTTTCGACATTAAACAGATTGAATAGTTTGAACATTAACGATTGTATATGTAGTGGTGACCAATGTCTCTGCATATCGAGTGCCACACTTGCCAATTTAACAATAAAAGATTGGATTAACATGCAAATTTTTCAGTTATATGCCCCAAGTCTTTGTACCTTTGATTATTCAGGTATTCTTCGTCAGAAACTTTATGGGAGCTTCAGAAATCTCTCTTCTGTCAAACATGTAAGTATCAATACATATTGCCAATCAACAACTGACAAAACTCCTTTGGTTCTACTCAATTGGCTAATTCAGCTTCCTAATACAGAATCATTGATAGTTTCTCTGATTACTTTGAAGGTACATTAGGGAATGTTTGTGTTTGAGAAaaactttagaattttttattacatCAACTTTTCTTCTATATTTTCTGATTTATGAGTTTTCCTTAATTGATTAGGTACTCTCCTTTGTTCCTGATATATTGAAGGTTGAATTCCCTTCATTGTATAGCTTGAAGTCACTGAAAGTAATACAGTATTATGAGTTAAGCTTCATACCAAAGGAAATAGTGAACTTTTTGCTTCAAAATGCACCATCAGCAAAAGTTGACTACACATTACCTTAGTCAGGTAAATGTGCATTAAACACAAATTTTCTGTTTTAGATTTTgcctttttctttgtttctgtTTCCTTCAGCCCCCATTTAGATGTTTGTTAGAATGTAGATTATATTGTCTAACTCATTAGATTTTTCTTACTTATATGTGTTCGATAAAATGTGAAGTTCGGAATAGTCTTACACAGTTACACTGATGTTTTTGGTTTCCTTTTTATTGGTACCTGTTTTGGTTTTCCATTTGTGTGCAACATACTGCCTCTAAACTTTCAATGATGTTGACATTAAGGATTGACTTCATATTTTCTTCCTGACATAAGTATAAACTTGTTTGAGTACAATTACATATATGACTTGTAATCTGAATTAGTGGGAAAGTTAATTAATACAAGTTCATATTCTTAATGGTGTTACTTTTTCAGTTGAAACAATAACCAAGTTCACACAACAATAGAAGTTATGTATGTTCGGTTTTGCTCAAAATACATGGTGGAGGAAACAAAAGGTAGAAGATTATGTGATGCAGAAGTTTGGAATCAAGAGTGATCAGTCTTCAAAGCATGGATGAACTATAACAAGAACGCACATTCCAAGAGAAACCTTTCTGCTAGATAGCATGTTTcagatattatttattttcttgtatTTGACATAATATGGTTCCTAATTTGTTTCTTGTCTTCTACTTTTAggatatttatatattttaatttttgtgtggTCATGTgtttgattcttaattgtttAATTTGGATATCAAAATATGTTTTATAGCACTTGTTCTGTTGAAATTTGAGCACTTGGCAGCAAGTAGAATACTGCAATAGTGTATTTATATAACAAGCCTATTTCCTGTTTAATATTCTAATGAATGGAACCAGATACATTGTTATCACTAATCATAAGTATTCTAATGAATTCAACAAGTTAAGAATAGTTACTTAACTCTTTTGCAATTTCACCAGATAGCATAGTTGTATAGATTGACAATGGTTGAAgctttttaattaagtttacaAAAAGAAACTGCCAAATCATCTCATATTCTTGTATCAGCCAGCCCCTAAACTGTCAAATTACATCTTTGTTTCCACTAGCACTAATAACTTCAAGTTTTGACAATTTTTCAAGCAAATTAGGAATACTTCCACAATATTCAGTATGAAAAACGAATATTTTTTAGGCCAATGCAACTGCTTATCTATCTGGAATTTTTCAAATAAGTTTGTTGGAATTCAAAGACAAGTTCACTAAATTATGTAAATACTTCCTCAATATTCATTATgaaaaaaccaatatttttttaggcCAATACAACTGCTTATCTATCTGGAATTTTTCAAATAAGTTTGTTGAAATTCAAAGACAAGTTCACTAGAAGGAATTGAACCAACAATGTGTTTAAATTTCTTATCTGCTTGGTTGTGTTGCTAATGGTACATTTGTTTGAGATCATGAATTCTTTGAGATTGGTTTGATTCCCCAGGTTCTCAGCTCCTCGGCTTTTGAAGATTGTGCTGAATAGcggttaattattttttcctgCTCTTTTCCAATAGGTTTTGGTAGGTTTAGAAAGCCTGCTACAGTGCTAATGAgtacaaataataatttgattttttcattttcttctgaTAAATCTTTTAGTGAACTATATATTTTGGGATATAGGGTTAATAAACGTTGATTTTGACATGAACCCTTGTATTTGCAACAAGTTTAATTGCCAATTGAATTGAGGCAAATTAAATGCACGATACAATTTGTAgaatatcttctttttttttttgacacaatttgTAGAATATCTTGAAAC
Coding sequences within it:
- the LOC123899017 gene encoding protein PELPK1-like, with amino-acid sequence MAYMGFSTTIFPFVILAILLSSSNTMDAGACNLLESNIPQLPKFDLPPLSKPELPTIPELLKPKIPKVTELPKPELPKVPEFPKPELPKFNVPEFPKLELPKVPELPKFPKLPKPDLPAYRAPEGA